Proteins encoded within one genomic window of Bermanella sp. WJH001:
- a CDS encoding efflux RND transporter periplasmic adaptor subunit: MKHARLLAGCLAIAATFSNSAWSQDITTTQANLQSLPSWFTVEAEIEAVNQATISAQTSGRVQSIEVDVNDYVQTGDLIIQLRNKQQKAAVAQATAGLNQAQALSDDAQSQLKRATPLFEQGSVSKGQFDTIKANAASAAAQVKASQALLAQAQEQFSYTQIRAPYAGIVKSRLVEVGESVNPGTPLMTGLSLNKLRAVAHLPQRFIAKVNPETQLQVIHQDKILPSTKVTVFPFADSNSHSFKIRADIDAQDAGLFPGMWVKLNIPSDEQTSIHIPESAIVYKGEASYVYIKNQHQFSLRQVRLGAKQLAHNKQNKPATIEVLAGIQDGDEIATNPAQVLAAQEI; encoded by the coding sequence ATGAAACACGCTCGTTTACTGGCCGGCTGCCTTGCCATTGCAGCTACATTTAGCAACAGCGCTTGGTCTCAGGACATCACAACAACGCAAGCCAACCTACAAAGCTTGCCAAGCTGGTTTACCGTTGAAGCGGAAATTGAAGCGGTGAATCAAGCCACCATTAGTGCTCAAACCAGTGGCCGTGTGCAGTCCATCGAAGTGGACGTAAACGATTATGTGCAAACCGGTGATTTAATCATTCAGTTGCGCAACAAACAGCAAAAAGCAGCCGTTGCTCAAGCAACGGCTGGTTTAAACCAAGCACAAGCCTTAAGTGATGATGCTCAATCACAACTTAAACGAGCCACACCATTGTTTGAACAAGGCTCTGTTTCAAAAGGCCAATTCGATACCATTAAGGCCAATGCCGCGTCTGCCGCTGCGCAAGTCAAAGCTTCGCAAGCGTTATTGGCACAAGCACAAGAGCAATTTTCATATACACAAATTCGAGCCCCCTATGCTGGTATTGTTAAATCGCGCTTGGTAGAAGTGGGCGAAAGTGTTAACCCAGGCACGCCATTAATGACCGGCCTTTCTCTAAATAAATTACGTGCAGTTGCCCATTTACCACAACGCTTTATTGCAAAGGTAAACCCTGAGACACAATTACAGGTTATCCACCAAGATAAAATCCTGCCCTCTACTAAGGTCACCGTATTCCCTTTTGCCGACTCAAATAGTCACAGCTTTAAAATACGCGCGGATATTGATGCCCAAGATGCAGGGCTATTTCCTGGTATGTGGGTGAAGCTGAACATACCAAGCGACGAGCAAACATCTATTCACATTCCAGAGTCAGCAATCGTTTATAAAGGTGAAGCAAGTTATGTTTACATTAAAAATCAACATCAATTTTCACTTAGACAAGTTCGTTTAGGTGCAAAACAATTGGCACATAACAAACAAAATAAACCCGCCACCATAGAAGTATTAGCGGGCATCCAAGACGGTGATGAAATTGCCACCAACCCTGCTCAAGTTTTAGCTGCGCAGGAGATTTAA
- a CDS encoding DSD1 family PLP-dependent enzyme has protein sequence MSQLLRNGLSRRALLKVGLASAAVGGIAWARPSDLGEKNHNAFFQSLSDMLHMNDISIPSLVIDKSIMARNIHTLSGHLKDRFDYRIVAKSLPSIEMLKWVMAQANTNKLMVFHQPFLSAITQEIQQADILMGKPMPISAVRAFYKNHTATKTGFNPQQQLQWLLDSTQRLKQYERFATAHSTPLNINIELDVGLHRGGISSDNELIAMLELIENSPYLILSGFMGYEPHIGKVPGDPIKHRDEAMAVYQHYLDLAELYLKRSVQGLTLNAAGSPTYQFYNQGNPADWPMNELSAGSCLVKPTDFDLPTLMDHEPAAFIASPVLKVLDETQIPGVSGLGKVMAMWNQNWEKTFFAYGGYWKAQPVSPKGLTLNPVYGRSSNQEMYNGSESIELKQDDYIFLRPTQSEAVLLEFGDILVYENGQINERWPVLKG, from the coding sequence ATGAGCCAATTGCTGCGTAACGGTTTATCACGACGAGCGTTATTAAAAGTGGGTTTAGCGTCTGCTGCTGTAGGCGGGATAGCATGGGCACGCCCTAGTGATTTGGGTGAAAAAAATCATAATGCGTTTTTTCAATCCTTAAGTGATATGTTGCACATGAATGACATTTCAATACCGTCATTGGTGATTGATAAATCGATTATGGCTCGCAACATACACACCCTAAGTGGGCATTTAAAAGATCGTTTTGACTATCGTATTGTGGCTAAGTCGTTACCCTCTATTGAGATGCTTAAATGGGTTATGGCTCAAGCCAATACCAATAAGTTGATGGTGTTTCATCAACCCTTTTTGTCGGCTATCACACAAGAAATTCAACAGGCTGATATTTTAATGGGTAAACCCATGCCTATCTCCGCGGTTAGGGCGTTTTATAAAAATCATACAGCGACAAAAACAGGGTTTAATCCTCAACAACAATTGCAATGGTTATTGGATTCCACACAGCGATTAAAGCAATATGAACGTTTTGCCACGGCCCATTCAACCCCGCTGAATATTAATATTGAACTGGACGTGGGTCTGCATCGTGGTGGTATATCCAGTGATAATGAATTAATAGCCATGCTTGAGCTAATCGAAAATAGCCCATATTTAATCTTGTCTGGTTTTATGGGGTATGAGCCGCACATTGGTAAAGTGCCTGGTGATCCCATTAAACACCGTGATGAAGCGATGGCGGTTTATCAACATTATCTTGATCTGGCTGAGTTGTATTTAAAGCGCAGTGTGCAAGGTTTAACCTTGAATGCAGCGGGTAGCCCAACGTATCAATTTTATAACCAAGGTAATCCAGCAGACTGGCCCATGAATGAACTAAGCGCAGGCTCTTGTTTGGTTAAACCGACCGACTTTGATTTGCCAACGCTCATGGATCATGAGCCAGCAGCTTTCATCGCAAGCCCTGTGTTAAAAGTGTTGGATGAAACCCAAATTCCTGGTGTGTCTGGGTTAGGTAAAGTGATGGCCATGTGGAATCAAAATTGGGAGAAAACGTTTTTTGCATACGGTGGCTATTGGAAAGCACAGCCAGTATCACCAAAGGGCCTGACGCTAAATCCAGTTTATGGGCGTTCAAGTAATCAAGAAATGTATAACGGTTCTGAGAGTATTGAGCTCAAACAGGACGATTATATTTTTCTAAGGCCCACGCAATCAGAAGCGGTATTGTTAGAGTTTGGTGATATCCTGGTGTATGAAAACGGCCAAATAAATGAGCGTTGGCCAGTTTTAAAAGGCTAA
- a CDS encoding c-type cytochrome — MVKLITNLLFIVFLTACSAGPSDEQILATAQTLQPKDENLNAIYQRSCRNCHTLESTKAPLTGDVSAWQVRLEKGNDVLLNNVINGFGGMPPFGLCMDCNAEQFSALIDFMAQQPN, encoded by the coding sequence ATGGTTAAGCTAATAACCAATTTATTGTTCATTGTTTTTTTAACGGCCTGTTCCGCAGGGCCAAGTGATGAGCAAATTTTAGCAACCGCTCAGACGTTACAACCTAAAGATGAAAATCTAAATGCAATTTATCAACGCAGTTGCCGCAATTGCCACACTCTTGAAAGTACAAAAGCACCACTGACAGGGGATGTTTCTGCATGGCAAGTTCGCCTAGAAAAAGGTAACGATGTCTTACTTAATAATGTCATTAACGGCTTTGGTGGTATGCCGCCATTTGGTCTGTGTATGGATTGTAATGCTGAGCAATTTAGTGCCTTGATTGATTTCATGGCTCAACAACCTAATTAG
- the acs gene encoding acetate--CoA ligase, giving the protein MSQYPIHKVSQSWADKALMNAEQYQQAYDHAISDSEAFWGEQGKRLDWFAPYTKVKDVSYAAEDLHIKWFYDGVLNVCHNCVDRHLPAKANDVAIIWEGDEPTDDTKLTYAQLHLQVSRFANILKEMGVQKGDVVTLYMPMIVEASLAMLACTRIGAIHSVVFGGFSADALAGRIEDCNSKWIITADEGVRGGKTIPLKASVDDALNKAGTQCVEKVLMVKRTGINVHWQEGRDVEYGEMLKQVADECPCEPMNAEDPMFILYTSGSTGKPKGVLHTTGGYLVYAAYTHEHVFNYTAGDVYWCTADVGWITGHSYMIYGPLANGATTVLFEGVPNYPDVSRMAQVVDKHQINTLYTAPTAIRALMAHGEKAVQGTTRSSLKLLGSVGEPINPEAWEWYFKTIGNSQCPIVDTWWQTETGGILISPLPGATDLKPGSATKPLPGVAAAIVDGEGNILEGACEGNLVMLDSWPGQMRSVYGDHARFVETYFKTFPGKYFSGDGVRRDEDGYFWITGRVDDVLNVSGHRMGTAEIESALVAHKDTAEAAVVGYPHDIKGQGIYAYVILKAGIEATPELEAELKTWVRGEIGAIATPDIIQLTAGLPKTRSGKIMRRILRKIAANEIDTLGDTSTLADPAVVDLLIENRHSTS; this is encoded by the coding sequence ATGAGCCAGTATCCTATTCATAAAGTGAGTCAGTCGTGGGCAGATAAAGCCTTGATGAATGCTGAGCAATATCAGCAAGCATATGACCATGCCATTTCCGACAGCGAGGCATTTTGGGGTGAGCAAGGCAAGCGACTCGATTGGTTTGCCCCTTACACCAAAGTAAAAGATGTGAGTTACGCAGCTGAAGATTTGCACATCAAATGGTTTTACGACGGTGTTTTAAATGTCTGTCACAACTGTGTTGACCGTCATCTGCCAGCCAAAGCCAATGATGTGGCCATTATCTGGGAAGGTGATGAACCAACGGATGATACCAAACTGACCTATGCGCAGTTGCACCTTCAAGTGTCTCGCTTTGCCAATATTTTAAAAGAAATGGGTGTACAAAAGGGCGATGTGGTTACCTTGTATATGCCGATGATTGTTGAAGCAAGTCTTGCCATGTTGGCGTGTACGCGTATTGGTGCCATCCATTCGGTGGTATTTGGTGGTTTTAGTGCGGATGCGTTAGCGGGTCGCATTGAAGACTGCAACAGTAAATGGATTATTACCGCAGATGAAGGCGTGCGCGGTGGCAAAACCATTCCGCTCAAAGCCAGTGTCGATGATGCTTTAAATAAAGCCGGCACCCAGTGCGTTGAAAAAGTTTTGATGGTTAAGCGCACAGGCATAAACGTTCATTGGCAAGAAGGCCGTGATGTTGAATACGGTGAAATGCTCAAGCAGGTTGCTGACGAATGCCCATGTGAGCCAATGAATGCAGAAGACCCTATGTTTATTCTGTATACATCTGGCAGCACAGGCAAACCAAAAGGGGTCTTGCACACTACAGGCGGTTACTTAGTTTACGCTGCGTATACCCATGAGCATGTCTTTAATTACACAGCCGGAGATGTCTATTGGTGTACCGCTGATGTGGGCTGGATCACAGGCCACAGTTATATGATTTATGGGCCGTTAGCCAATGGTGCAACCACGGTTTTGTTTGAAGGGGTGCCCAATTACCCTGATGTAAGTCGTATGGCGCAAGTGGTGGATAAACATCAAATCAATACCTTATACACCGCCCCCACAGCCATTCGTGCATTGATGGCTCATGGCGAAAAAGCCGTGCAAGGTACCACTCGTAGCAGCTTAAAATTGTTGGGGAGTGTGGGAGAGCCCATCAACCCAGAAGCGTGGGAGTGGTATTTCAAAACAATCGGCAATAGTCAGTGCCCAATCGTGGATACATGGTGGCAAACCGAAACAGGCGGCATTTTAATTAGCCCATTACCGGGTGCCACGGATTTAAAACCAGGTTCTGCAACCAAACCATTGCCAGGTGTGGCGGCGGCCATTGTGGATGGTGAAGGCAATATTTTAGAAGGGGCTTGTGAGGGTAATCTTGTGATGCTCGATAGCTGGCCTGGGCAAATGCGCAGTGTGTATGGTGATCATGCTCGTTTTGTTGAAACCTATTTTAAAACCTTTCCTGGTAAATATTTTTCAGGTGATGGTGTGCGCCGTGATGAAGATGGTTATTTTTGGATTACAGGTCGTGTAGATGATGTACTGAATGTTTCAGGCCACCGCATGGGCACCGCAGAAATTGAAAGCGCTTTAGTTGCACATAAAGACACTGCCGAAGCCGCCGTTGTGGGTTACCCCCATGATATCAAAGGCCAAGGTATTTATGCGTATGTGATTTTAAAAGCGGGTATTGAAGCAACGCCAGAATTAGAAGCTGAATTAAAAACCTGGGTACGTGGAGAAATTGGCGCCATAGCGACACCTGATATTATTCAGCTGACAGCAGGTCTACCTAAAACACGCAGTGGTAAAATCATGCGTCGTATTTTAAGAAAAATAGCCGCCAATGAAATCGACACATTGGGTGATACATCCACCTTAGCGGATCCTGCTGTGGTGGATCTGTTAATCGAGAATCGTCATAGCACTAGCTAG
- a CDS encoding Hsp20/alpha crystallin family protein translates to MRVSTWDPFAEMETVLNRYRPQESKAITQAMIKADWHPVVDVSEGDDAFHVHAELAGVKKEDIEINVNENVLTLTGQRENKHEQSSKKAHRIERAYGSFARSFSLPDSADAEKIAASFNDGVLEITIPKAKHEKPSPIKVSIN, encoded by the coding sequence ATGAGAGTGTCAACTTGGGATCCATTTGCAGAAATGGAAACAGTATTAAATCGTTATCGCCCACAAGAAAGTAAAGCCATCACCCAGGCCATGATAAAAGCAGATTGGCACCCAGTGGTTGATGTTAGTGAAGGTGATGATGCGTTTCATGTGCATGCTGAATTGGCAGGCGTGAAAAAAGAAGATATTGAAATTAATGTTAATGAAAATGTCTTGACCCTAACGGGTCAGCGTGAAAATAAACATGAGCAAAGCAGTAAAAAAGCCCATCGAATTGAAAGAGCGTATGGCTCATTTGCGCGCAGCTTTTCATTGCCCGACAGTGCAGACGCTGAAAAAATCGCGGCCAGTTTTAATGATGGAGTGTTGGAAATTACCATCCCTAAAGCGAAACATGAAAAGCCGTCGCCCATAAAAGTCAGCATTAATTAA
- a CDS encoding DUF2804 domain-containing protein has product MDTLINRQGQVSFGVFPTSPKNINYLDFDLRNNMDKAINGFRKKMRFNQFQFIGLTGDDLILGVAIVNLKWVSNCFLYIYQPSTQTFTEYSWLKPFALNTQTDTQPNNGSWSFKSGHNHISITSLEHLRQLKISCGNELNVDVSINETQSPLDVCCRAGYNGWVYTQKNTALPFTGHIQWRGQDINTQDLLASVDWSCGYMRRETFWHWASLSHKTQNGDTVGFNLAAGVNETSYTENALWINSEMIKLDRAEFIFDRSNRMAPWQIKTSDGHIDLTFTPAGERKEKINAGLIASNFTQVFGRFNGSVKNLQGETISISNATGFCEDHFAKW; this is encoded by the coding sequence ATGGACACACTTATTAATCGCCAAGGGCAAGTGAGTTTTGGGGTTTTTCCAACCAGCCCAAAAAACATTAACTACTTAGATTTTGATTTACGCAACAACATGGACAAAGCCATCAACGGCTTTCGAAAAAAGATGCGCTTCAATCAATTTCAGTTCATTGGTTTAACTGGTGATGATTTGATTCTTGGTGTCGCCATTGTGAATTTAAAATGGGTAAGCAACTGCTTTTTATATATTTACCAGCCCAGCACACAAACTTTTACTGAGTATTCTTGGCTCAAACCATTTGCGTTAAATACTCAAACCGATACTCAGCCTAACAATGGTTCATGGTCATTCAAAAGTGGCCATAACCACATATCAATAACGAGCCTCGAGCATTTACGACAATTAAAAATCAGCTGCGGTAACGAACTCAATGTCGATGTATCCATAAATGAAACTCAGTCTCCATTAGATGTATGTTGCCGTGCGGGTTATAACGGCTGGGTGTATACACAAAAAAATACTGCCCTGCCTTTTACAGGCCACATTCAATGGCGCGGGCAAGATATCAATACTCAAGATCTGCTTGCCAGTGTGGATTGGTCTTGTGGGTACATGCGCCGTGAAACATTTTGGCACTGGGCAAGCTTGAGTCATAAAACTCAAAACGGTGACACGGTAGGTTTTAACCTAGCTGCCGGTGTCAATGAAACCAGCTATACCGAAAATGCACTTTGGATAAACTCAGAAATGATTAAACTGGATCGGGCTGAATTTATCTTTGATCGATCCAATCGCATGGCCCCTTGGCAAATCAAAACCAGTGATGGGCACATTGATCTTACGTTTACCCCAGCTGGTGAGCGCAAAGAGAAAATAAACGCAGGTCTAATTGCCTCCAATTTCACCCAAGTATTTGGTCGCTTCAATGGCAGCGTGAAGAATTTACAAGGTGAGACTATATCCATCAGCAATGCCACTGGGTTCTGCGAAGACCATTTCGCCAAGTGGTAA
- a CDS encoding D-arabinono-1,4-lactone oxidase — MQTRRNFLQQLMGAAAVMAMPPCALSANTQPLPWRNWSGSQVCYPNTRSAPADLAQLQSLLKQANGVIRPVGSGHSFMPLVPTDDTIVSLSRLAGLISVDQTRQQARVWAGTRLGDIGEPLANQGQALVNMPDIDEQSLAGAIATATHGTGAQLTCMSDHVVGLQLVLANGDLLECNAKQNTDVFKAAQVNLGALGIVSQVTLQNQASYKLKRETTWLPIEEILDNAETLADNNRNFEFYFIPFTGMGFIDIQNITDDEITVIDKLDQNDGAEDLKTARDILSWSPKLRELVLGTYMKTLPKEVNVANSWQNYASERNVRFNEMEYHLPRENMIPAFKEIRQVVETQFPEVFFPFEVRYIKSDDIWLSPFYKRETCSIAVHRYYKESHQAMFAAIEPIMQKYQGRPHWGKLNTMKAEQFSQHYEHWQRFNEIRRELDPKGKFLNTYLSSVFNT; from the coding sequence ATGCAAACACGTCGAAATTTTTTACAGCAGCTAATGGGCGCTGCCGCTGTTATGGCTATGCCACCCTGTGCATTATCAGCGAATACACAGCCGTTACCTTGGCGAAATTGGTCAGGCTCACAAGTTTGTTATCCAAATACACGCAGTGCCCCTGCGGATTTAGCACAGCTACAAAGCTTGTTAAAACAAGCCAATGGAGTCATTCGCCCAGTAGGCTCTGGCCATTCATTTATGCCTTTGGTGCCCACTGATGACACTATTGTATCCTTGAGCCGTTTGGCGGGTCTGATCAGTGTTGATCAGACTCGTCAGCAGGCTCGAGTTTGGGCGGGTACGCGTTTAGGGGATATTGGTGAGCCTTTGGCAAATCAAGGGCAGGCGCTGGTGAATATGCCCGATATTGATGAGCAAAGTCTTGCAGGAGCCATTGCTACGGCCACTCATGGGACTGGCGCGCAATTAACCTGTATGTCAGACCACGTAGTTGGGCTGCAACTGGTGCTGGCCAATGGTGACTTACTAGAATGTAATGCCAAACAAAATACTGATGTATTTAAAGCGGCTCAGGTCAATTTAGGGGCGTTAGGCATTGTTTCTCAGGTTACGTTACAAAATCAGGCGAGCTATAAATTAAAACGTGAGACCACATGGCTGCCTATTGAGGAGATTTTAGACAACGCTGAAACACTGGCTGATAATAATCGTAATTTTGAATTTTATTTTATTCCTTTTACTGGAATGGGGTTTATTGACATTCAAAATATTACCGACGATGAGATTACAGTGATAGACAAGCTTGATCAAAACGACGGGGCTGAAGATTTAAAAACGGCACGGGATATTTTAAGTTGGAGCCCTAAGCTGCGTGAGCTGGTATTAGGCACCTATATGAAAACGTTGCCAAAAGAAGTGAACGTGGCAAACAGTTGGCAAAATTATGCCAGCGAGCGCAATGTTCGTTTCAATGAGATGGAATATCACTTACCCCGTGAAAATATGATTCCTGCATTTAAAGAGATTCGTCAGGTAGTAGAAACGCAGTTTCCTGAAGTATTTTTTCCGTTTGAAGTGCGTTATATCAAAAGTGATGATATTTGGTTGAGCCCATTTTATAAGCGTGAGACCTGCTCAATTGCTGTTCACAGGTATTATAAAGAAAGCCATCAGGCCATGTTTGCCGCCATCGAACCGATCATGCAAAAGTATCAAGGGCGTCCCCATTGGGGCAAGCTTAACACCATGAAGGCTGAGCAATTTTCTCAACACTATGAGCATTGGCAGCGATTTAACGAAATAAGACGTGAGCTTGATCCCAAGGGTAAATTTTTAAATACATATTTATCCTCTGTGTTTAATACCTAG
- a CDS encoding efflux RND transporter permease subunit — protein MTQAQQNNDQPLGISGRLAKTFQNNAITPLLAIFGLLLGFFAIMVTPKEEEPQIDVTFANVYIAFPGASAKEVESLISTPAEQVLSEINGVDDIYSVSRPGMAILTVAFEVGLKRETAILNLYNQVYSHQDWLPTNLGASQPIIKPQGIDDVPIMSLTLTSHDPSTSTQQLTELAHALEVELKRIDGTRDIYTIGAQNDVVNVRLDPIRLSAYSITIDDVANTLLNANASAPNRNVYKQQAYIQVQAGNFLSSASEIKQLVIGLAKNGSPVYLSDVADIIHSADIPESQVLHFEQGNRANQSAVTIAIAKQPGKNAFDITSDIEKRLAQLSNIVIPDNIQVSVTRNYGDTAKDKSDKLIAKLLFATAAVVVLVLATMSWREAIIVGGAIFITLAITLFASWAWGFTLNRISLFALIFSIGILVDDAIVVVENIHRHLHMGGKKILEVIPTAVDEVGGPTILATFTVIAALMPMAFVSGLMGPYMSPIPINASTGMLISLAIAFIVTPWLSFKLLANQLANNEQSHIHNKEKAEDNKTYQLFNKIMRPLIEGEKAAKNRLKMLALVIGLILLSVSLPVMKIVALKMLPFDNKSEFQVIVDMPEGTPMEETLVALEALGEELKASQYVKDFQLYAGTNAPINFNGLIRQYYLRNEPHMGDIQVNLVGKDQRDLQSHDIAMALRPKLQVIGKQYNANVKIAEVPPGPPVMAPIVAEVYGVNYEEQIKTAKSLRALFENTADIIDIDDSIEAAQQKTVIEIDRQKAAQLGVPYARIVSALDTAISGKDVSFLHSPQSKYATPIRLEYNEADKANWQILLNTKVRSITGQMVSIADMVTLNHGTIDHTIYHKNLLPVVFVNADMAGKLDSPLYGLFDMSFKMNDAKTSGDGFGPEQYFINQPQVTNQPSIKWDGEWQITYETFRDMGIAYGVGMILIYLLVVAQFKSYLVPLIIMAPIPLTIIGVMPGHALFGAQFTATSMIGMIALAGIIVRNSILLVDFINQELEKDTDLVEAAINSAAVRTKPILLTGVAAMTGAFFILDDPIFNGLAISLIFGILISTLFTLILIPMLYFVYKKRNA, from the coding sequence ATGACCCAAGCGCAACAAAATAATGATCAGCCACTTGGCATTAGTGGACGTTTAGCCAAAACGTTTCAAAACAATGCCATTACGCCTTTGCTTGCGATATTTGGATTGCTACTTGGCTTTTTTGCCATCATGGTGACACCAAAAGAAGAAGAGCCACAAATTGATGTGACTTTTGCCAATGTTTACATCGCTTTTCCAGGTGCATCCGCCAAAGAAGTGGAAAGCTTAATCAGCACCCCAGCTGAACAAGTTCTTAGCGAAATAAATGGCGTTGATGATATTTACAGTGTTTCACGCCCGGGCATGGCGATATTAACCGTGGCTTTTGAGGTGGGATTAAAACGCGAAACCGCCATCTTGAATTTGTACAATCAGGTTTACAGTCATCAAGACTGGCTACCAACAAATCTTGGGGCCTCTCAGCCCATTATTAAACCTCAAGGCATTGATGATGTGCCGATTATGTCATTAACGCTAACAAGTCATGATCCCTCGACATCAACCCAACAACTGACTGAGCTTGCCCATGCATTAGAAGTTGAATTAAAACGCATCGACGGTACCCGTGACATATACACCATTGGCGCTCAAAACGATGTGGTTAATGTTCGCCTTGACCCTATTCGCTTAAGCGCTTATTCCATTACCATTGACGACGTAGCAAATACATTATTAAACGCAAACGCCAGTGCACCTAATCGCAATGTATACAAACAGCAAGCTTATATCCAAGTGCAAGCGGGTAACTTTTTATCAAGCGCCAGTGAAATCAAACAACTGGTCATTGGTCTTGCCAAAAATGGCAGCCCGGTTTATTTGTCTGATGTGGCTGACATTATTCACAGTGCTGACATTCCCGAATCCCAAGTATTACACTTTGAACAAGGTAACCGTGCTAATCAATCTGCGGTTACCATCGCGATCGCAAAACAACCGGGAAAAAATGCATTTGATATCACCAGTGACATTGAAAAAAGACTGGCGCAGCTTTCAAATATTGTCATACCAGATAATATTCAAGTCAGCGTGACTCGCAATTACGGTGACACCGCTAAAGATAAAAGTGACAAATTAATTGCCAAGTTACTGTTCGCAACTGCGGCTGTGGTGGTTTTAGTATTAGCCACCATGAGCTGGCGAGAAGCCATCATCGTCGGTGGTGCCATTTTTATCACCCTTGCTATTACCTTATTTGCTAGCTGGGCATGGGGCTTTACCCTTAATCGCATTTCACTATTCGCACTGATATTCAGCATCGGTATTTTAGTGGATGACGCCATCGTAGTGGTTGAAAATATTCATCGACATTTGCATATGGGCGGTAAAAAAATACTCGAGGTCATTCCCACAGCGGTAGACGAAGTTGGTGGCCCTACTATCTTGGCAACCTTCACCGTAATTGCCGCATTAATGCCGATGGCGTTTGTAAGCGGATTAATGGGGCCTTACATGAGCCCTATTCCTATTAATGCAAGCACCGGCATGCTTATTTCATTGGCTATCGCTTTTATTGTCACCCCTTGGTTATCGTTTAAATTATTAGCAAACCAACTGGCAAACAATGAACAATCGCATATTCATAACAAAGAAAAAGCAGAAGATAATAAAACCTATCAGTTATTTAATAAAATTATGCGCCCTTTAATTGAAGGTGAAAAGGCAGCAAAAAACCGTTTGAAAATGCTGGCTCTGGTCATTGGTTTAATTCTTTTATCGGTGTCGTTACCGGTTATGAAAATCGTGGCATTAAAAATGTTGCCTTTTGATAACAAATCCGAATTCCAAGTCATTGTAGATATGCCAGAAGGCACTCCAATGGAAGAAACACTGGTTGCACTCGAAGCACTAGGTGAAGAATTAAAAGCCAGTCAATACGTGAAGGATTTTCAATTATATGCAGGCACCAACGCCCCTATCAATTTTAATGGTTTAATTCGCCAATATTACTTACGTAATGAGCCACATATGGGCGACATACAGGTTAACCTAGTGGGCAAAGACCAGCGCGATTTACAAAGCCATGATATTGCCATGGCACTGCGTCCAAAACTTCAAGTCATCGGCAAGCAATATAATGCCAATGTGAAAATTGCCGAAGTACCGCCGGGCCCGCCTGTTATGGCACCCATTGTGGCTGAGGTTTATGGTGTGAATTACGAAGAGCAAATAAAAACTGCAAAAAGCTTACGTGCTTTATTTGAAAACACAGCAGACATTATTGACATTGATGACAGCATTGAAGCGGCACAACAAAAAACTGTAATTGAGATTGATCGCCAAAAAGCGGCTCAGCTTGGCGTCCCTTATGCCCGTATTGTATCAGCATTGGATACGGCGATTAGTGGCAAAGATGTGAGCTTTTTACATTCACCACAAAGCAAATACGCAACCCCCATTCGCTTAGAATACAATGAAGCCGACAAAGCAAACTGGCAAATATTATTAAATACCAAAGTCAGAAGCATCACCGGCCAAATGGTATCGATCGCCGATATGGTGACACTTAACCATGGCACCATTGATCATACTATTTACCATAAAAACTTATTGCCTGTGGTATTTGTCAACGCTGATATGGCCGGCAAATTAGACAGCCCACTTTATGGCTTATTTGATATGTCATTTAAAATGAATGATGCAAAAACAAGTGGGGATGGCTTTGGCCCTGAGCAATACTTTATCAATCAACCACAAGTGACCAACCAACCATCCATTAAATGGGATGGTGAATGGCAAATCACCTATGAAACCTTTCGCGATATGGGCATTGCGTATGGCGTGGGCATGATTTTGATCTATTTATTGGTGGTCGCTCAATTTAAAAGTTATTTAGTGCCACTGATCATCATGGCTCCTATTCCACTAACCATCATTGGTGTGATGCCGGGCCATGCATTATTTGGCGCACAGTTCACCGCCACCAGTATGATTGGCATGATTGCCTTAGCGGGCATCATTGTGAGGAACTCCATACTACTGGTGGATTTTATTAACCAAGAATTAGAAAAAGACACAGATTTAGTTGAAGCGGCTATAAACAGCGCTGCCGTGCGCACAAAACCCATTTTATTAACCGGTGTGGCCGCCATGACGGGGGCATTTTTTATTCTTGATGATCCGATTTTTAATGGCTTAGCCATTAGTTTAATTTTTGGCATTTTAATCAGCACACTGTTTACGCTGATATTAATTCCTATGTTGTATTTTGTTTATAAGAAACGGAATGCTTAA